The following are from one region of the Salvia hispanica cultivar TCC Black 2014 chromosome 1, UniMelb_Shisp_WGS_1.0, whole genome shotgun sequence genome:
- the LOC125221672 gene encoding DNA-directed RNA polymerase V subunit 7-like encodes MFLKTQLSWNVLVPAENLDTEGLMLQRAILTRLLDDFATKKAVKDIGYFIAVTTLDRIGEGLISQQSGALLFPVDFSCITFKILPGETLEGVVHKVLKHGIFLRCGPAEKVYISHHKMAGYEYVPGENPCFVNDKQLKIENGTLVRVTVIAERYDEDEKDFRALVSLEGDFLGPV; translated from the coding sequence atgtttcttaAAACACAGTTGTCTTGGAACGTGTTAGTTCCTGCTGAGAACCTCGATACTGAAGGACTGATGCTCCAGAGGGCCATATTGACTCGCCTCCTGGATGACTTTGCTACAAAGAAGGCTGTTAAAGATATAGGTTACTTCATTGCCGTAACCACTTTGGACCGCATTGGCGAGGGATTAATCAGCCAGCAGTCTGGGGCCCTCCTATTCCCAGTGGATTTCAGTTGCATAACATTCAAGATCCTCCCAGGCGAGACCCTGGAAGGCGTTGTCCACAAGGTTCTGAAACATGGCATCTTCTTAAGATGCGGGCCTGCTGAGAAGGTATACATCTCTCACCACAAGATGGCTGGCTATGAGTATGTTCCCGGAGAGAACCCGTGCTTTGTGAATGACAAGCAATTGAAGATCGAAAATGGCACGTTGGTGCGAGTTACGGTGATTGCTGAGAGATATGATGAGGATGAGAAAGATTTTCGAGCCCTTGTCAGCCTGGAAGGTGACTTTCTCGGGCCTGTGTAA